One window of the Marmota flaviventris isolate mMarFla1 chromosome 2, mMarFla1.hap1, whole genome shotgun sequence genome contains the following:
- the Gcnt3 gene encoding beta-1,3-galactosyl-O-glycosyl-glycoprotein beta-1,6-N-acetylglucosaminyltransferase 3, translating to MISWRKLSRHYHLWALGGYMLLAVVALRLSFRLKCGLDSKEFQSQYCRDKLYKSLKLPARRSINCSGIIRGDREAVIQAILNNLEIKKKREPFNDIDYLRLTRDCEHFKATRKFIQFPLSKEELDFPIAYSMVVHEKIENFERLLRAVYAPQNIYCVHVDQKSPETFKEAIHAITSCFPNVFVASKLVRVVYASWSRVQADLNCMEDLLQSPVPWKYFLNTCGTDFPIKTNAEMVQALKMLNGKNSMESEIPTEFKKRRWKYHYVVKDILYITNEKKDPPPNNLTMFTGNAYIVASRDFIQHVLTNPKSQQLIEWVKDTYSPDEHLWATLQRASWMPGSVPVNHKYDISDMISIARLIKWQSHEGDINKGASYEPCSGIHQRTICIYGAGDLHWMLQNHHLLANKFDPKVDDNVLQCLEEYLRFKAIYGTEL from the coding sequence ATGATTTCATGGAGGAAACTCTCCCGGCATTATCACTTATGGGCCCTTGGCGGTTATATGCTGCTGGCCGTTGTTGCTCTGAGACTTTCTTTCAGATTGAAGTGTGGTCTGGACTCCAAAGAATTTCAAAGCCAATACTGTAGGGATAAGTTGTACAAGTCCCTAAAGCTGCCAGCAAGGAGGTCCATCAACTGTTCTGGGATCATCCGAGGGGACCGGGAAGCAGTGATCCAGGCTATTCTGAATAATCTGGAGATCAAGAAGAAACGGGAGCCTTTCAATGATATTGACTACCTTCGCCTGACCAGAGACTGTGAGCACTTTAAGGCTACAAGGAAGTTCATACAGTTCCCATTGAGCAAAGAAGAGTTAGATTTCCCTATTGCATACTCTATGGTAGTTCATGAGAAGATTGAAAACTTTGAAAGGCTGCTGCGGGCTGTGTATGCCCCTCAGAATATATACTGTGTCCACGTGGATCAGAAGTCCCCAGAAACTTTCAAAGAGGCAATCCATGCGATTACTTCATGCTTCCCAAATGTCTTCGTAGCCAGTAAGCTGGTTCGGGTGGTTTATGCCTCATGGTCCAGGGTTCAGGCTGACCTGAACTGTATGGAAGATTTGCTCCAGAGCCCAGTGCCATGGAAATACTTCCTAAATACATGTGGGACAGACTTTCCTATAAAGACCAATGCTGAGATGGTCCAGGCCCTCAAGATGTTGAATGGGAAGAACAGTATGGAGTCAGAGATACCTACTGAGTTTAAAAAAAGACGCTGGAAATATCACTATGTGGTGAAAGACATATTGTATATAACTAATGAGAAAAAGGATCCTCCTCCTAATAATTTAACCATGTTCACTGGGAATGCTTATATTGTGGCTTCTAGAGACTTCATTCAGCATGTCTTAACGAACCCTAAATCCCAACAACTGATCGAATGGGTAAAAGACACCTATAGCCCTGATGAACACCTTTGGGCCACCCTTCAGCGGGCCTCATGGATGCCTGGCTCTGTTCCCGTAAACCACAAGTATGACATTTCTGACATGATTTCCATTGCCAGGCTAATCAAGTGGCAGTCACATGAGGGAGATATCAATAAGGGGGCATCTTATGAACCTTGCTCTGGAATCCACCAGCGGACTATCtgtatttatggtgctggggatctgcATTGGATGCTTCAAAACCATCACCTGTTGGCCAACAAGTTTGACCCAAAGGTAGATGATAATGTTCTTCAGTGTTTAGAAGAATATCTACGTTTTAAGGCCATTTATGGGACAGAACTGTAA